In Perca flavescens isolate YP-PL-M2 chromosome 7, PFLA_1.0, whole genome shotgun sequence, the following proteins share a genomic window:
- the LOC114558184 gene encoding E3 ubiquitin-protein ligase TRIM63 isoform X1, translated as MERKEEVKSMSLPANLSCLQGAGGAEGEEAALATLEKQLICPICLELFNKPVVILPCQHNLCRKCANELYQPSLFQARTTMQVNSGRFRCPSCRHEVVLDRHGVYGLQRNLLVENIIDVYKQEVSNNSNATSPLPLPPPCALLTCADHEGEKVNIYCLTCQLPTCSLCKVFGAHQACQVAPLTDICQQHKDELSEAVSSLVAVNDKVQTLINELEETCRNIEENCKTQKQSVCETFGRVFSILEERQKMMTQRISTEQEEKTGHAQALMCCFGDSVEANSKLVERAVSSMEEPDMVAFVQNSKELITKVITASGSCPAETLKPGCESFSHYRFDFSRQEKALKSIDFLKVVEEVPEEAEVELEPEEPKEPSVQNVEPEQHQETLAQNLEPGVEAVPELITPPEEPAAGPVTYTVDPLEALLQPETEDPDVADGGSGLLNRGVGLGVEMGLSTQGPHVRRAQKDAGMNSSGYREGPIENAFLQGPEFCAAPLLMKKKEAEGHADPVKEGNVCEEPEGMSTVQAVTLLFYLLAFLVILQRVWAYIGCFICT; from the exons ATGGAGAGGAAG GAGGAGGTGAAGTCCATGTCTCTGCCGGCCAACCTGAGCTGCCTGCAGGGCGCCGGGGGGGCGGAGGGGGAGGAGGCGGCGCTGGCCACGCTGGAGAAACAGCTCATCTGTCCCATCTGTCTGGAGCTGTTCAACAAACCGGTGGTCATCCTGCCCTGCCAGCACAACCTGTGCAGGAAGTGTGCCAACGAGCTCTACCAG CCGTCCCTTTTCCAGGCTCGCACCACCATGCAGGTGAACAGCGGGCGTTTCCGCTGTCCGTCCTGCCGCCACGAGGTGGTGCTGGATCGCCACGGCGTCTACGGCCTGCAGCGGAACCTGCTGGTGGAGAACATCATCGATGTCTacaaacaggaagtcagcaacaacagcaacgccacaag ccccctccctcttcctccaccTTGTGCTCTGCTGACGTGTGCAGACCATGAGGGCGAGAAGGTCAACATCTACTGTCTCACCTGTCAGCTTCCTACCTGTTCTCTCTGTAAAGTGTTCGGAGCTCATCAGGCCTGCCAGGTGGCTCCTCTGACAGACATCTGCCAGCAGCACAAG GATGAGCTGAGTGAAGCAGTCAGCTCTCTGGTGGCGGTCAACGACAAAGTCCAGACTTTGATTAATGAGCTGGAGGAGACGTGCAGAAAcatagag gagaACTGTAAGACTcagaaacaaagtgtgtgtgagacgtttggccgtgtgttctccatcctggaggagagacagaag ATGATGACGCAGCGAATCAGCACCGAGCAGGAAGAGAAGACAGGCCACGCCCAGGCGCTGATGTGTTGCTTTGGAGACAGCGTGGAGGCCAACAGCAAACTGGTGGAGCGAGCAGTGAGCAGCATGGAGGAGCCAGACATGGTTGCTTttgttcag AATTCAAAGGAGCTGATCACAAA AGTGATAACAGCCAGTGGCTCCTGTCCAGCTGAGACTCTGAAACCAGGCTGTGAGAGTTTCAGCCACTACAGATTTGACTTCAGTAGACAGGAGAAAGCTCTGAAGAGCATTGACTTCCTCAAAG TTGTGGAAGAGGTTCCTGAAGAAGCAGAGGTGGAACTGGAGCCAGAGGAACCCAAAGAGCCCTCTGTCCAGAACGTGGAACCAGAACAGCATCAGGAAACCTTGGCCCAGAACCTGGAACCTGGTGTAGAAGCAGTTCCAGAGCTGATAACCCCACCAGAGGAACCGGCTGCAGGCCCGGTGACTTACACCGTGGATCCTCTAGAGGCGCTTCTGCagccagagactgaagacccgGACGTAGCTGATGGAGGATCTGGTCTGTTGAacaggggtgtcggactgggggtggaaatgggactgagtacccagggccctcatgtgaggagggcccaaaaagatgctggAATGAATAGCTCTGGAtacagggaggggcccatagagaatgcctttctacagggcccagaattttgtgctgcGCCCCTGCTGATGAAGAAGAAGGAGGCGGAGGGACATGCTGATCCTGTTAAAGAGGGAAACGTCTGTGAAGAGCCGGAGGGAATGAGCACAGTACAG GCTGTCACTCTGCTCTTCTACCTGTTGGCCTTCCTGGTCATCCTGCAGAGGGTTTGGGCTTACATCGGCTGCTTCATTTGCACATAA
- the LOC114558184 gene encoding E3 ubiquitin-protein ligase TRIM63 isoform X3 — protein sequence MERKEEVKSMSLPANLSCLQGAGGAEGEEAALATLEKQLICPICLELFNKPVVILPCQHNLCRKCANELYQPSLFQARTTMQVNSGRFRCPSCRHEVVLDRHGVYGLQRNLLVENIIDVYKQEVSNNSNATSPLPLPPPCALLTCADHEGEKVNIYCLTCQLPTCSLCKVFGAHQACQVAPLTDICQQHKDELSEAVSSLVAVNDKVQTLINELEETCRNIEENCKTQKQSVCETFGRVFSILEERQKMMTQRISTEQEEKTGHAQALMCCFGDSVEANSKLVERAVSSMEEPDMVAFVQNSKELITKVITASGSCPAETLKPGCESFSHYRFDFSRQEKALKSIDFLKGCHSALLPVGLPGHPAEGLGLHRLLHLHITPAGDTSTLTAAQLRVRDHHPRIRRQ from the exons ATGGAGAGGAAG GAGGAGGTGAAGTCCATGTCTCTGCCGGCCAACCTGAGCTGCCTGCAGGGCGCCGGGGGGGCGGAGGGGGAGGAGGCGGCGCTGGCCACGCTGGAGAAACAGCTCATCTGTCCCATCTGTCTGGAGCTGTTCAACAAACCGGTGGTCATCCTGCCCTGCCAGCACAACCTGTGCAGGAAGTGTGCCAACGAGCTCTACCAG CCGTCCCTTTTCCAGGCTCGCACCACCATGCAGGTGAACAGCGGGCGTTTCCGCTGTCCGTCCTGCCGCCACGAGGTGGTGCTGGATCGCCACGGCGTCTACGGCCTGCAGCGGAACCTGCTGGTGGAGAACATCATCGATGTCTacaaacaggaagtcagcaacaacagcaacgccacaag ccccctccctcttcctccaccTTGTGCTCTGCTGACGTGTGCAGACCATGAGGGCGAGAAGGTCAACATCTACTGTCTCACCTGTCAGCTTCCTACCTGTTCTCTCTGTAAAGTGTTCGGAGCTCATCAGGCCTGCCAGGTGGCTCCTCTGACAGACATCTGCCAGCAGCACAAG GATGAGCTGAGTGAAGCAGTCAGCTCTCTGGTGGCGGTCAACGACAAAGTCCAGACTTTGATTAATGAGCTGGAGGAGACGTGCAGAAAcatagag gagaACTGTAAGACTcagaaacaaagtgtgtgtgagacgtttggccgtgtgttctccatcctggaggagagacagaag ATGATGACGCAGCGAATCAGCACCGAGCAGGAAGAGAAGACAGGCCACGCCCAGGCGCTGATGTGTTGCTTTGGAGACAGCGTGGAGGCCAACAGCAAACTGGTGGAGCGAGCAGTGAGCAGCATGGAGGAGCCAGACATGGTTGCTTttgttcag AATTCAAAGGAGCTGATCACAAA AGTGATAACAGCCAGTGGCTCCTGTCCAGCTGAGACTCTGAAACCAGGCTGTGAGAGTTTCAGCCACTACAGATTTGACTTCAGTAGACAGGAGAAAGCTCTGAAGAGCATTGACTTCCTCAAAG GCTGTCACTCTGCTCTTCTACCTGTTGGCCTTCCTGGTCATCCTGCAGAGGGTTTGGGCTTACATCGGCTGCTTCATTTGCACATAACCCCAGCAGGAGACACATCCACCCTCACTGCTGCACAGCTCAG AGTCAGAGATCATCATCCGAGGATTCGACGACAGTAG
- the LOC114558184 gene encoding E3 ubiquitin-protein ligase TRIM63 isoform X2, which translates to MERKEEVKSMSLPANLSCLQGAGGAEGEEAALATLEKQLICPICLELFNKPVVILPCQHNLCRKCANELYQPSLFQARTTMQVNSGRFRCPSCRHEVVLDRHGVYGLQRNLLVENIIDVYKQEVSNNSNATSPLPLPPPCALLTCADHEGEKVNIYCLTCQLPTCSLCKVFGAHQACQVAPLTDICQQHKDELSEAVSSLVAVNDKVQTLINELEETCRNIEENCKTQKQSVCETFGRVFSILEERQKMMTQRISTEQEEKTGHAQALMCCFGDSVEANSKLVERAVSSMEEPDMVAFVQNSKELITKVITASGSCPAETLKPGCESFSHYRFDFSRQEKALKSIDFLKGCHSALLPVGLPGHPAEGLGLHRLLHLHITPAGDTSTLTAAQLSWRLRQGVLLGLVLLSPPRPRPRPRLSPSARFLAGPVSASPG; encoded by the exons ATGGAGAGGAAG GAGGAGGTGAAGTCCATGTCTCTGCCGGCCAACCTGAGCTGCCTGCAGGGCGCCGGGGGGGCGGAGGGGGAGGAGGCGGCGCTGGCCACGCTGGAGAAACAGCTCATCTGTCCCATCTGTCTGGAGCTGTTCAACAAACCGGTGGTCATCCTGCCCTGCCAGCACAACCTGTGCAGGAAGTGTGCCAACGAGCTCTACCAG CCGTCCCTTTTCCAGGCTCGCACCACCATGCAGGTGAACAGCGGGCGTTTCCGCTGTCCGTCCTGCCGCCACGAGGTGGTGCTGGATCGCCACGGCGTCTACGGCCTGCAGCGGAACCTGCTGGTGGAGAACATCATCGATGTCTacaaacaggaagtcagcaacaacagcaacgccacaag ccccctccctcttcctccaccTTGTGCTCTGCTGACGTGTGCAGACCATGAGGGCGAGAAGGTCAACATCTACTGTCTCACCTGTCAGCTTCCTACCTGTTCTCTCTGTAAAGTGTTCGGAGCTCATCAGGCCTGCCAGGTGGCTCCTCTGACAGACATCTGCCAGCAGCACAAG GATGAGCTGAGTGAAGCAGTCAGCTCTCTGGTGGCGGTCAACGACAAAGTCCAGACTTTGATTAATGAGCTGGAGGAGACGTGCAGAAAcatagag gagaACTGTAAGACTcagaaacaaagtgtgtgtgagacgtttggccgtgtgttctccatcctggaggagagacagaag ATGATGACGCAGCGAATCAGCACCGAGCAGGAAGAGAAGACAGGCCACGCCCAGGCGCTGATGTGTTGCTTTGGAGACAGCGTGGAGGCCAACAGCAAACTGGTGGAGCGAGCAGTGAGCAGCATGGAGGAGCCAGACATGGTTGCTTttgttcag AATTCAAAGGAGCTGATCACAAA AGTGATAACAGCCAGTGGCTCCTGTCCAGCTGAGACTCTGAAACCAGGCTGTGAGAGTTTCAGCCACTACAGATTTGACTTCAGTAGACAGGAGAAAGCTCTGAAGAGCATTGACTTCCTCAAAG GCTGTCACTCTGCTCTTCTACCTGTTGGCCTTCCTGGTCATCCTGCAGAGGGTTTGGGCTTACATCGGCTGCTTCATTTGCACATAACCCCAGCAGGAGACACATCCACCCTCACTGCTGCACAGCTCAG CTGGAGACTGAGACAAGGAGTCCTGCTCGGACTggtccttctctctcctcctcgtcctcgtcCTCGTCCTCGTCTTTCACCCTCGGCAAGGTTCCTCGCCGGCCCAGTTTCTGCTTCTCCTGGCTGA